A portion of the Syngnathoides biaculeatus isolate LvHL_M chromosome 7, ASM1980259v1, whole genome shotgun sequence genome contains these proteins:
- the tjp3 gene encoding tight junction protein ZO-3 isoform X1, with amino-acid sequence MEVRFKDQGKPGMEELTIWEQHTITLNKDSKLGFGFALSGGKDNGDTAVIVSDVLPNGPAMGRLFNKDQIVMVNGVSMENVHSNFTIQTLKTCGKTANITVKRPRKIQIPATTRPARAASHSNLLDHDPPRRTRRYSDASDNREASHYRTRARSSSPDRNGYGSTVPLMSSGYKRLPHHDDKPLRTTLVKKKISDEYGLKLGSQIFIKHMTETGLAAKEGTLQEGDLILKINGMTTENLSLLETKHLVEKSRGKLTMTVLRDSRKFLVSIPEVEDSAPNSEDERWRRRHSSSELEDISDLDDRSPHRTSRHPPREKRTHRPRAELPPPALKSRDSSPVRSTLTRSPARGYASRRGPSDSESDRSTSPPPARMDSLERSGKYKSLSGLSTLPDPRSSPAVHNWSSSRPASSSSRPRRRVSDSDSDRSDSPHRRPDSRYNPRVLPADLSHTGVRASPILVRQEPPRRVNSPLRVPARDSESESEGSSAPPRRQSATHSQDSYSSSRYRAMPGVSSRPETGRHSASGIPVGGAPRRAPSESDSEASYESVPRRHSTDSERSDKARNRYRPLPELKPSSVHVNPKPPRQNSLPVDPPSDDSSESDDLSHLRRSGSSDREDSRHQYDRSNKKAEGGDSKPFAPDVAHNSGTLRSGISVRNEYPVSSAAPAKPVEEPIYSLPPDSYPTSHPGYSSNLHEVSFVKEGSVGLRLVGGNDVGIFVGGVQPNSPAYERGMKEGDQILKVNNVDFGHFTREEAANFLLNIKRGEKVDIRTQNKMDIYKKILKSNLGDNFYIRTHYDHETDHPIGLNFTRGEVFRVVDTMHRGKLGNWLAIRMGNDLHELDKGTIPNQTRAEVLASQEQAQRTTGERPVSGPRAEFWKLRGLRGNKKNEKNIRRSRDDLLQLTIQGKFPAYERVLLREANFKRPIVIMGPLNDIAMDKLAREIPDEYEVAEMVPRGGGADSASTVIKLDTVRKIAEKDKHPLLDITPTAVERLNYIQYHPMVIFLDPHSRKDVKVMRQRYSPDSNKSSRRLYSQALKLRKDCSHLFSARVDLQPGSNIWYQVLKDKIRHQQSKPVWVSEVTLESGGEQDLDALDQTQSDYLSAASEMEDTDGEAFTDGEAYTDNEDLEEAYPGQNAARASGVALARSSEPAWGHRSPNEERESETYAEVYRPSREIPPLMHVPEPSTIRRQSRSPPLHHPDESFDRSFSDSDFNHLDAVSPTTPSDGPPDFIAPDPSARHSLTEPSYAGERPESPQQASLSAIEDKLQEVRKAEPQTHTEEKKPLQFIVVAHHQAVQVRRTQIRGGSKSSEEDEEDEDDAEDIEWGPATEL; translated from the exons aaGCCAGGCATGGAGGAACTAACGATATGGGAACAGCATACAATAACACTGAACAAA GATTCCAAATTGGGCTTCGGTTTTGCCCTATCTGGAGGCAAGGACAACGGAGATACAGCGGTGATCGTGTCCGACGTGTTGCCCAATGGACCGGCCATGGGACGCCTGTT CAACAAAGACCAGATTGTCATGGTCAATGGGGTCTCTATGGAGAATGTCCACTCCAACTTCACTATTCAGACCCTCAAGACATGCGGCAAGACTGCTAACATT ACAGTGAAACGTCCTCGCAAAATCCAGATCCCTGCCACGACCAGGCCAGCTCGGGCTGCCTCCCACTCCAACCTGTTGGACCATGACCCGCCAAGAAGAACGCGACGCTACTCTGACGCCAGCGACAACAGAGAGGCCAGTCACTACCGCACACGGGCGCGCAGCTCTTCACCCGACCGCAATGGCTATGGAAGCACGGTGCCCTTGATGTCTTCAGGGTACAAGAGGCTGCCGCACCACGATGATAAGCCGCTCAGAACAACTCTTGTTAAGAAGAAAATCTCAgatg AGTACGGCTTGAAGCTGGGCAGTCAAATTTTCATCAAGCACATGACTGAAACGGGCCTGGCCGCAAAGGAAGGTACCCTGCAGGAGGGCGACCTCATTCTGAAG ATCAACGGCATGACCACAGAGAACCTCTCCCTGCTGGAGACCAAGCACCTGGTGGAGAAGAGCCGGGGCAAGCTGACCATGACGGTGCTCCGCGACAGCCGCAAGTTCCTGGTCAGCATCCCCGAGGTGGAGGACAGCGCCCCCAACAGCGAAGACGAGCGGTGGCGGAGGCGACACAGTAGCTCGGAGTTGGAGG acaTTTCTGACTTGGATGATCGCTCACCTCATAGAACGTCCCGTCATCCTCCCAGAGAGAAACGGACGCACAG ACCCAGAGCAGAACTTCCACCGCCGGCGCTCAAGTCCAGAGATTCTTCCCCCGTGCGCTCCACTTTGACACGATCCCCTGCAAGAGGCTACGCATCTCGCAGAG GCCCTTCTGACTCCGAGTCGGACCGCAGTACCTCACCGCCTCCCGCAAGGATGGACAGTCTAGAACGGTCCGGCAAATACAA AAGCCTGTCTGGTTTGTCTACACTACCCGATCCTAGATCTTCCCCCGCCGTCCACAACTGGTCCTCATCCAGACCAGCATCATCATCCTCGCGACCACGCAGGCGCGTGTCTGACTCGGACTCTGACCGGAGCGACTCGCCCCATAGGCGACCAGACAGCAGATATAA CCCCAGAGTTCTTCCTGCTGATCTATCTCACACTGGAGTGAGAGCTTCCCCCATCTTGGTCCGACAGGAGCCCCCAAGGAGGGTCAACTCTCCCCTGAGAGTCCCAGCCCGAG ACTCTGAGTCGGAATCGGAAGGCAGCTCGGCGCCTCCTCGGAGGCAGAGCGCCACGCACAGTCAGGATTCGTACAGCAGCAGCAGATACAG AGCTATGCCGGGCGTTTCCTCACGGCCAGAAACTGGGCGCCACAGTGCCTCCGGCATCCCGGTGGGCGGTGCGCCACGCAGAG CACCATCCGAGTCTGATTCAGAGGCCAGTTATGAGTCAGTCCCTCGCAGGCACTCAACTGACAGCGAGAGGTCAGACAAAGCCAGAAACAGATACAG ACCCCTTCCAGAGCTCAAGCCTTCTTCGGTTCATGTGAATCCAAAGCCGCCCCGCCAAAACTCTCTGCCTGTTGACCCGCCTTCTGATG ATTCCTCAGAGTCCGACGACCTGTCACACCTGCGGAGGTCGGGGAGCTCGGACCGTGAAGATAGCAGACACCAGTACGACCGTTCCAACAAAAAAGCAGAGGGGGGGGACAGCAAACCATT TGCTCCAGATGTTGCTCACAACAGCGGCACTTTGAGGTCTGGGATCTCTGTGAGGAACGAGTATCCAGTCAGCT CAGCTGCTCCAGCCAAGCCTGTAGAAGAGCCCATTTACTCCTTACCTCCAGACTCTTACCCGACATCCCACCCAGG GTACAGCTCCAATTTGCACGAGGTGTCGTTCGTCAAGGAAGGCAGTGTGGGCCTGAGGCTGGTTGGCGGCAACGACGTGGGCATCTTCGTGGGAGGGGTGCAGCCCAACAGCCCAGCCTATGAGCGGGGGATGAAAGAAGGCGACCAGATCTTGAAG GTCAATAACGTCGACTTTGGGCATTTCACTCGGGAGGAAGCAGCAAATTTCCTGCTGAACATCAAGAGGGGAGAGAAGGTGGACATCCGCACTCAGAACAAGATGGACA TCTATAAAAAAATCCTCAAGTCCAACCTGGGAGACAACTTCTACATCCGCACGCATTACGACCACGAGACGGATCACCCCATTGGGCTGAACTTCACGCGAGGAGAGGTGTTCCGGGTGGTGGACACCATGCACCGCGGGAAGCTGGGCAACTGGCTGGCCATCCGCATGGGCAACGACCTGCACGAATTGGATAAAGGCACCATTCCCAACCAGACCAG GGCCGAGGTGCTTGCAAGCCAAGAGCAGGCGCAGAGAACGACCGGCGAGAGGCCTGTGTCGGGGCCCAGGGCTGAGTTCTGGAAACTACGAGGCCTCAGAGGGAACAAAAAGAACGAGAAGAACATACGACGCTCACGGGACGACCTCCTGCAGCTCACCATCCAGGGCAAATTCCCGGCCTACGAGAGGGTCCTGCTCAGAGAAGCTAATTTCAAGCGGCCCATTGTAATTATGGGTCCTCTTAATGATATCGCTATGGACAAGCTGGCCAGAGAGATCCCTGATGAATATGAAGTGGCTG AGATGGTTCCTCGCGGTGGGGGCGCTGACAGCGCCTCAACGGTTATCAAATTGGACACCGTGAGGAAGATAGCCGAGAAG GACAAGCACCCTCTGCTGGACATCACGCCCACTGCTGTGGAGAGGCTCAACTACATCCAGTACCACCCCATGGTGATCTTCTTGGACCCGCACAGTCGCAAGGATGTCAAGGTCATGAGGCAGCGGTACAGCCCGGACTCGAACAAGAGCTCCAGGCGTCTCTACTCGCAGGCTCTCAAGCTGAGGAAAGACTGCAGCCATCTTTTCTCAG CGCGTGTTGACCTGCAGCCTGGCTCCAATATTTGGTACCAGGTTCTAAAGGACAAGATTCGCCACCAACAGTCCAAACCAGTCTGGGTGTCTGAAGTCACg TTGGAGAGCGGAGGAGAGCAGGACCTGGACGCACTGGATCAAACTCAGTCAGACTACCTCAGCGCCGCCAGTGAAATGGAGGACACTGACGGAGAGGCCTTCACAGATGGCGAGGCCTATACGGACAATGAGGACCTGGAGGAGGCATACCCGGGTCAAAACGCAGCCAGGGCCTCCGGAGTCGCACTAGCTCGCTCGTCCGAGCCAGCCTGGGGACACCGTAGCCCCAACGAAGAGAGGGAATCCGAGACTTACGCCGAGGTGTACCGGCCCAGCAGAGAAATCCCCCCTCTGATGCACGTCCCGGAACCGTCCACCATCCGCCGACAGAGTCGCAGCCCGCCTCTCCATCACCCAGATGAGTCTTTTGACCGCAGTTTTTCCGACTCTGATTTCAACCACCTCGACGCGGTCTCACCCACTACTCCGTCGGACGGACCCCCGGATTTTATCGCCCCCGACCCGTCCGCGCGGCACTCTTTGACCGAGCCGTCGTATGCGGGTGAACGGCCGGAGAGCCCCCAGCAAGCAAGTCTGTCTGCTATTGAGGATAAGTTACAGGAG GTCCGAAAGGCAGAACCACAGACGCACACGGAGGAAAAGAAGCCCCTTCAGTTCATTGT AGTGGCACATCACCAAGCAGTTCAGGTCCGACGCACACAGATACGAGGGGGCAGCAAAAGCTCCGAGGAAGACGAAGAGGATGAAGACGACGCGGAGGACATCGAATGGGGTCCAGCCACGGAACTGTAG